In a single window of the Acidobacteriota bacterium genome:
- a CDS encoding lytic transglycosylase domain-containing protein, with product MIRYLISIFLIAVTVAASAAIFFPDHWIHRYDDLISRQARIYRLDEKLVWSIIYEETYFRAWKTGAADEVGLMQITPAVAREWARETGFKEFEREAAENVGAFISDPERNIQIGCWYLEKLREQYRGRSAETAMTLAAYNAGPSRVEEWTRGTDAAAITESDFISRIGIPSTRAYVSSILTRYRTEKKPN from the coding sequence ATGATCCGCTACTTGATATCGATCTTTCTGATCGCTGTTACGGTCGCTGCGTCCGCCGCGATATTTTTCCCTGATCATTGGATACATCGGTATGACGATCTGATATCCCGCCAAGCACGGATCTACAGGCTGGATGAAAAGCTCGTATGGAGCATCATTTACGAAGAAACCTATTTTCGAGCGTGGAAAACGGGAGCAGCCGATGAGGTCGGACTGATGCAGATAACGCCGGCCGTGGCCCGTGAATGGGCTCGAGAGACGGGCTTCAAAGAATTTGAACGTGAGGCGGCAGAGAATGTCGGGGCCTTCATTTCAGACCCCGAACGCAACATTCAGATCGGCTGCTGGTATCTGGAAAAACTGCGTGAGCAGTACCGGGGACGCTCCGCAGAGACCGCCATGACGCTTGCGGCGTACAATGCCGGGCCCAGCCGCGTCGAAGAATGGACACGCGGAACGGACGCCGCAGCGATCACGGAATCCGACTTCATTTCCCGTATCGGGATCCCCTCGACCAGAGCATACGTGTCATCGATACTTACCCGCTATCGAACGGAAAAGAAACCCAACTAG
- a CDS encoding amidohydrolase family protein, with product MRILSAEYLLPVSSPPIKNGAVAIEEGRIVAVGDTKAIVESYPDAENTHFPAAAILPGLVNCHSHLEVTSLRGALDDVEHDFRSWLLKLNDLRREMTDDDILNSALLGAKEGAAAGVTCFGDIGRFGHAGMTALKQVGLRGIVFQETEFSPDSRTAMDDLKALADKFDQLAAEATPLVGVGISPHSPYTVSSSLLESIAQFSIMDRVPITIHVSESRQELDLLLNGSGFFTEIYDKFGVEWHSPHCSPVEYLERLGVLAARPLLAHCVHASESDLQRIAAYGARIAHCPRSNAKFGHGTAPLAKMLSAGITVGLGSDSVASSNSCDLIEEARTAAYFSRNLDPESGSISAARSIELATLGGAAALGMADEIGSLEPGKQADLAVVSLASTAQLPIHDIEAAIVFSSNARDIALTMVAGRAVYERGETPAATWPMLPQGL from the coding sequence ATGAGAATACTCTCTGCGGAATACCTATTGCCGGTCAGTTCACCGCCTATCAAGAATGGCGCGGTCGCGATCGAAGAAGGCCGCATTGTTGCGGTTGGCGATACAAAGGCGATCGTTGAGAGTTACCCTGATGCCGAGAACACACACTTCCCTGCCGCGGCCATTCTCCCTGGACTTGTGAATTGCCATTCGCACCTAGAGGTGACATCGCTTCGCGGAGCTTTGGATGACGTAGAACACGATTTTCGCAGCTGGCTTTTGAAACTCAACGATCTTCGGCGAGAGATGACGGACGACGATATTCTGAATTCTGCCCTGCTTGGAGCGAAGGAAGGTGCCGCCGCAGGTGTTACTTGTTTCGGCGATATCGGCAGATTCGGCCATGCCGGAATGACCGCATTGAAACAGGTAGGGCTCCGCGGGATCGTGTTTCAGGAAACAGAATTTTCACCTGATTCGCGAACCGCGATGGATGACCTGAAGGCCCTCGCCGACAAGTTCGATCAGCTCGCAGCAGAAGCGACGCCGCTCGTCGGCGTTGGAATTTCGCCGCATTCGCCGTACACGGTCAGCTCCTCGCTCTTAGAATCCATCGCACAGTTCTCGATAATGGATCGGGTACCGATCACCATCCATGTTTCCGAATCACGGCAAGAGTTGGACCTTTTGCTAAATGGCTCGGGCTTTTTTACTGAGATTTATGATAAGTTCGGCGTTGAGTGGCACAGTCCGCATTGCTCTCCGGTCGAATATCTCGAACGCCTCGGCGTTCTGGCGGCGCGGCCGCTGCTGGCACATTGCGTTCACGCGTCGGAAAGCGATCTCCAACGAATTGCGGCATACGGCGCACGCATCGCTCATTGCCCGCGATCAAATGCGAAATTCGGCCACGGCACCGCACCACTCGCAAAAATGTTATCGGCGGGCATCACGGTCGGGCTTGGGAGCGATTCTGTGGCAAGCAGCAACTCGTGCGACCTCATAGAAGAGGCCCGTACCGCCGCGTATTTTTCACGAAATCTAGACCCCGAAAGTGGATCTATTTCTGCTGCCAGATCCATCGAATTGGCAACGCTTGGCGGAGCCGCCGCACTTGGGATGGCTGATGAGATCGGGTCGCTTGAGCCGGGCAAGCAGGCTGACCTGGCCGTCGTCTCATTGGCCAGTACAGCTCAGCTCCCGATCCATGACATAGAAGCCGCGATCGTCTTTTCGTCAAATGCCCGCGATATTGCTTTGACGATGGTTGCGGGCCGAGCGGTCTACGAGCGGGGAGAAACGCCAGCCGCTACTTGGCCAATGCTGCCTCAAGGTCTTTGA